A single region of the Syntrophorhabdus sp. genome encodes:
- a CDS encoding lytic transglycosylase domain-containing protein, translating into MTNWYWVRFGAFLTIVVLCFAIPVTAVYSSFQKQQHIREQIVLHLRNANANLNEKDLRAISRTVWEASKKYGIDYRLVLALMKVESNFRHDAVSEMGARGLLQVKPSLAKYMASDMGIEWKGNRTIDDPGNNIRIGIHFLSELVHRFYCVTTALRAYNMGPERTRELPPEKMTSPRGFPGLVLREYDRNIVILPDP; encoded by the coding sequence ATGACAAACTGGTACTGGGTAAGATTCGGAGCGTTCCTTACCATTGTGGTCCTATGCTTCGCCATACCCGTGACGGCTGTGTATTCCTCTTTCCAGAAACAGCAGCACATACGGGAGCAGATAGTCCTTCACCTCAGGAACGCCAACGCGAACCTGAACGAGAAGGACCTGCGGGCTATCTCCCGCACCGTCTGGGAAGCATCGAAAAAATACGGGATAGACTACAGGCTTGTTCTCGCATTGATGAAGGTCGAGTCCAATTTCCGCCATGACGCCGTCTCCGAGATGGGAGCGCGGGGCTTGCTTCAGGTCAAGCCGTCTTTGGCAAAGTATATGGCTTCCGACATGGGGATCGAGTGGAAGGGAAACCGCACCATCGACGACCCCGGGAACAATATCAGGATAGGGATCCATTTCCTTTCGGAGCTTGTCCACCGTTTCTATTGTGTCACCACGGCCCTGCGCGCTTACAACATGGGCCCCGAGAGAACCCGTGAACTGCCGCCGGAGAAGATGACCTCCCCCCGGGGCTTCCCCGGGCTCGTGTTGCGGGAATACGACAGGAACATAGTGATATTGCCCGATCCTTAA